The following proteins are co-located in the Dietzia timorensis genome:
- a CDS encoding thiamine-binding protein, whose product MLFAFSIAPATAPDPDGSMSAAVAEAIRVVRASGLPHETTSMFTTIEGEWDEAMAVIKAATDAVLAVSPRVSLVLKADLRPGHTGELTGKVERVDARLESPVRDAGGRTDG is encoded by the coding sequence ATGCTGTTCGCGTTCTCCATCGCCCCCGCCACCGCGCCCGATCCGGACGGCTCGATGAGCGCCGCCGTCGCCGAGGCCATCCGCGTCGTGCGCGCCTCCGGGCTGCCGCACGAAACCACCTCGATGTTCACCACCATCGAAGGCGAATGGGACGAGGCAATGGCCGTGATCAAGGCCGCCACGGACGCAGTGCTCGCCGTTTCTCCGCGGGTCTCGCTCGTCCTCAAGGCCGACCTGCGCCCCGGCCACACAGGCGAGCTCACCGGCAAGGTCGAGCGGGTCGATGCTCGCCTCGAGTCCCCTGTTCGCGACGCGGGAGGGCGCACCGATGGATAA